A stretch of DNA from Methylobacterium sp. CB376:
GTCCTCCTCCCGCACCGCCCGCGCCGCCTCGGCCTGGGCGCGCGCGAACAGGTCCGGCACCTCGGCCGCGGCCGCGTCGAGGCCGCGCTCGCCCAATTCGCCGCGCAGCCGCTCCTTCAGCGCCGCGTCGGTGAGCGGGGAGGCGATGGTCTCCACCAGCCGGCGCGTATAGGCCTCGCCCTCCGCCTCCGACAGGCCGAGCCGCGCGCTCATCCAGGTGCCGATGATGCGGTTGCGCCGCACCAGGGCGCGAAACCGCATCTCCTCCTCGTGCGCGAACAGGGCCTCGGCGGCGCGCTCGCGCTCCTCGAACGGGGTCGTCATGGGCTCCTCCGTCCTTCTCTCGGCCAGGATGCTACCCTGATCGCGGGCGGATGCCAGGGCCCCCGATCCGGCCGTCCCCCGACCTGGAGGCCGCTCCAGCCGGTCGCTGCACCGGCGGGGCGGCCCGCCCGACCTCGACGGGATCGTCTTCGCGGCGCAGAGGCGGGCGAGCACGGCGCACCGGCCCCGGCCGAGACCGCGGGGGCGGTGCTGATGCTCGGCGGCGTGGTCGCGGCGATCCGCGCCTTCGCGGGGCGGCGGGCGCCCCGCTCACCTGTGCCAAGGCCGCCGCCCGAGCGGGCCCCTATCGCCGCGGCTTCGGGTTCTCCAGGAAGAAGCGCCACATCTCCCGGGAGGCGTCCGGGCCGCTTGGGTCGGTGTAGCTCGCGGCGGCGTCGCCCCCCGACCACGCGTGGCCGCTGCCCTGCACGACCCAGTGCTCGAAGCGCGGGCGGCCGCTCTCGTCCGCCAGGACGCTGCGCCGCCATGCCCGCCCGTTCGGCGCCACGCCGGCCTCCTCGCGCAGCAGGGTGCCGCCCGTCGCCGCGATGATCGCCGCGCCGTTGCGCGGATGCACGGTCGTGTCCTGGTCGCCGTGGAACACGATGGTGGGCAGCACCCGCTCCGGCCGGGACGACGCCTCCGCGCCCTCCCGCATCGCCCGCATGGCCGCCGGCAGGCCGCTCGCCGCCCCGGCGCAGAGCCCCGAATGGATGCCCACCGCCGCGAACAGGTCCGGATAGGCCGCCGCCAGGTTCGCCGCCGCGGCGCCGCCCGCCGACAGGCCCGCCACGTAGACCCGCCGGGGATCGACCGCGTAATCCTCCATCACCGCCCGGGCGATCCCGGCGATCAGCGAGGCCTCGCCGTGGTCGCGGCGCTGGTCGGCGCTGTTGAACCAGTTCCAGCAGCGGGCGTGGTTGGCCGCGGCGGTCTGGGCCGGGTAGGCGACCAGGAAGGTCTCGGCATCGGCGATCCGGTTCATGCCGGTGCCGGCCGCGAAATCGTCGGGCGACTGGGTGCAGCCGTGCAGCATCACCACGAGCGGCACCGCCCGGCCCCTGTAGGCGCCCGGCACGTAGAGCTTGTAGGCGCGCTGGCCCGCCGCGTTGGCGTAGTGGCGCGACAGGAACTCCCCGGGTCCCGCCTCGCCGGCCACCTCCGCGTCCGGGGCCGGCTCGACCAGCCCGTCGAGGAGCGGGGCGACCTTGCGGCCGATCTCCCGGGCGATCTCGCGCAGCCCCTGCGGGAGAGGGCGCAGCCCCTCCGCGAGGGGCCGAAGCCCCTCCGCGAGGGGCCGGTGCCCCTCCGGGTGGGGCATGGGGATCATGCGGGGTTCCGGCGCGGCCGGGCGCGGCGCCGCGCCCGCCGTCCAGGCCGGGGCGGCCGGCCGGAGTCCGGCGCGCCCGACCGCCTCGACCGGCGTCACTGCCGGGGACGGCTTTGCCGCCGGGGAGGGCTTTACCGCTTGGGAGGGTTGGGCCGACGCGGCGGTCTCGGCCGGGGCGGCGCGCGCCGCGCCGCCCGGCAGGGCGCGCAGGGGCGTCGGGTTGACCTTCGCGGCCGGCGCGGCGGGGGCCGGTTCGGCCGGAGCGGGGCGCTCGCCGCGGACCACCCGCTGGATCACGGACAGCGCTTCGCCGAGGCGCCCGGCCCGCGTGAGGCGCGTCGCCTCGGCCATGCCGGGGAGGATCTTCTTGCGCATGGGAGCCTCGTCCTTGAGGACGCGAGAGGAGCCGGCGCCGGGCGGTCGGGCCCGGCGCGCGGAGGGGCGGCGGACCGCCGTCAGCGGATGCGGTCGGCCAGGGCCGCCTTGACGGCGGGGCTGGCATGGAGGGCGCCGAGCACCTCCACGGAAGCGATGGCCGCGCGGGCGAGGTCGGGCGTCACGTCGGAGGCGATGGTCGCGAGCCCCAGCACCCGGATGGCGAGCGGGGTCCCCGCGTCGCGGGCCGCCTCCAGATCCTCCCGGGCGAAGTGCCGCAGGCCGAGTTCGACGCGCTTGCGCGCCATCGCCTGCCGGGTCGCCTCGCCGTGCCGGTCGATCTGGTTGCGGATCGCCGTGCGGATGAAGTCGGTGCGGTTGGCGTAGAACCCGTCGCGGACCAGCAGGTCCACGTGCCCGAGATCGACGTAGCCGAGATTGATCGTGATCTTCTCGCTGTCGCCGGCCCGGGGCCGCAGCTCCTGCACGCTTCCGCTCATCGGCGCCATCCTGTCGCCATCCGACCGGATGGAACATGCCCCGTCTTCGCGGGTGCAGCAAGTGCGGTGCAGCAAAAATCTCGCCGGGCGCCCCCTCCGAAGGGCGTAAGGCCGCACCGGGCCGGGAGCGTTGAGACGTTTGCAACCCTCTGTTAAGCGCGCGCCAAGGCACAACAGGAGGATGCGCCATGTGGAATCAGGTCTACGACCCGTTCGGGAATGCCTGGCTGTCGACGATCGCGGCGGCGGTTCCGGTCGTGGCCCTGCTCGCGCTGATCGCCAGCGGCAAGGTGAAGGCCCACATCGCCGCCGTCATCTCGCTGGTCATCGCCTTCGTGGTGGCGACGGCCTTGTTCGGCATGCCGGTGGGCCTCGCGACCCGCGCCACCCTCCTGGGCGTCGTGACCGGCATGTTCCCGATCGGCTGGATCATCCTCAACGTGATCTTCCTCTACCGGCTCACGGTGGAGAAGGGCTGGTTCGCCACCCTGCAGCAATCGGTGGCCGGAATCACGGCGGACCGGCGGCTGCAGCTCCTCCTCGTCGCCTTCGCGTTCGGGGCCTTCTTCGAGGGGGCGGGGGGCTTCGGCACCCCGGTCGCCGTGACGGGGGCGATCCTGATCGGGCTCGGCTTCTCGCCGCTCGCCGCCTCGGGCCTCTCGCTCATCGCCAACACGGCGCCGGTGGCCTACGGGGCGCTCGGCGCGCCGATCCAGGGCCTCGCCTCGGTGACCGGCTACGACCCCTACCTCCTCGGGGCGATGATCGGCCGGCAGCTCCCCTTCTTCTCGCTGCTGGTGCCGTTCTGGCTGATCGTGGTCTTCGCCGGCTTCCGCGGCATGACCCAGATCTGGCCGGCGGTCCTGGTCTGCGGCGCCTCCTTCGCGGCGGCCCAATTCGTGATCTCGAACTACGTGAATCCCTGGATCGTCGACATCGGCGCCTCGCTCGTGTCGATGGGGGCGCTCGTCGCCTTCCTGAAGGTCTGGCACCCGTCCGAGATCTGGACCTCGACGGCGCTGCGCACCCACGACGATTCCCTGGCCTACGCGCCCGCCCGCCCCGCCTCCCTGGGGGCCGCCGCGACCCCGCCCGCCGCGAGCCGGCGCGAGATCATGATGGCCTGGGTGCCCTGGATCATCCTCTCGGTGATCGTGGCGATCTGGGGCACGGGCTGGTTCAAGAGCCTCGTCAACCCGCTCTTCACCTGGCGCTACGAGGTCGAGGGCCTGCACAACATGGTGATGAAGGTGCCGCCGGTGGTCGCCAAGGCGCACCCGGAAGCGGCCGTCTTCCTCTTCACCTACATGTCCTTCACGGGCACGGGCGTGCTGTTCGCGGCGATCATCTCGGGCCTGATCATGGGGTTCGGCCCGATCCGGCTGGTCCGCGCCTACCTGGAGACGATCTGGGTGCTGCGCACCTCGCTGATCACCATCGCGGCGATGCTGGCGCTCGGCGTGCTCACCCGCTACGCGGGGGTGGACGCCACGCTGGGCCTCGCCTTCGCGGGCACCGGGATGCTCTACCCGTTCTTCGGCACCCTGCTGGGCTGGCTCGGCGTCGCGCTCACCGGGTCGGACACGGCCTCGAACGTGCTGTTCGGCGGCCTGCAGCGCATCACCTCCGAGCAGCTCGGCCTCTCGGGCATCCTGATGGCGGCGGCGAATTCCTCCGGCGGCGTCATGGGCAAGATGATCGACGCGCAGTCGATCGTCGTGGCCTCCACCGCCACCGGCTATTACGGCCAGGAGAGCCGGATCCTGCGCTTCGTGTTCTGGCACTCGATCGCGCTCGCCTGCCTGGTCGGCGGCCTCGTCATGCTGCAGGCCTACGTGCCGCCCTTCACCGCCCTGGTGCTGCACTGAGGGCGGCGATGGACCCGACGCTCTACGAACTGGCGGGCGCCGATCCGGACCGGCGCTTCTCGCCCTTCTGCTGGCGCATCCGCCTCGCCCTGGAGCACAAGGGCCTGTCCTTCGCGGGCCGGCCCTGGCGCTTCACCGAGAAGGAGGCGATCGCCTTCGCGGGCAGCGAGACGGTGCCGGTGCTGGTCGACGGCGAGCGCGCCCTGGCCGGGTCCCAGGCCATCGCCGCCCACCTGGAGGAGGCCCATCCGGACCGCCCGAGCCTGTTCGGCGGCCCGGCCGGGCAGGCGCTCACCCGGGTGATCGTCCACTGGACGGACGGGGTGCTGCACCCGGCGCTGGCGCCGCTCCTCCTCACGGAGATCCTGGCGGTGCTCGACCCACGCGACCGGGACTACTTCCGCCGCACCCGCGAGGCCCTGTTCCGCAAGCCGCTGGAGGCGGTCTGCCCCGACCCGGAGGCGCAGCTGAAGCTGCTGCGGCGCACGCTCTCGCCCGTGCGGGTGAGCCTGCGCGAGCAGCCCTATCTGGGCGGCGAGGCGCCGCTCTACGCGGATTTCGCCGTGATGGGCGCCTTCCTGTGGGCGCGGGGCGTGAGCGCGCGGCCGCTCCTGGACCCCGACGATCCGGTCGAGGACTGGCGCCGGCGCATGCTGGCGCGGCTCGGGCCCGACTCGCGGGCGCTCACCGCGGCCTGACACCAACGGTCTTGTCTCGGGACCGTCGGTTCCGTTCACGGGACAGGACTGCGACTGCCCCGGATCGGTGATGCTCGCCGCCTGATCCAGGCAAAGTGAGCAGGACCCACCGACGCGGGGCATTCCCGGATGCCGCCCGCGATCCGTCGCGGTCTCGCTCACAGGCGCGGCCCTCCGAGCGTGAAGCCGCCATCGACCAGGATATCCTGACCCGTGACGAACCGGGCATCGTCGGAGAGGAGCCACGCGACGGTGCCCGCAACGTCGTCGGGTGTCCCGTTTCGTCCCAGCGGTGCATGGGCGGCCAGCTTGGCTGAGAAGGCCGGATCCAGAACCGCGTCGGCCATCGGCGTCAGGATGATGCCGGGGCTGATGCTGTTGACGCGGACGTCGCGCGGCCCCTGCTCCAGGGCGAGCGTGTGCATCATGGCGATCAACGCGCCCTTGGTTGCCGCGTAGGCGCCAGCGCCGGGCATGACGCTGTTGACGGTCCACGAGGCGTTGATCACAACGGCGCCGCCTCGAAGATGCGGCAGGGAGTGCTTGATCGAGAGGAAGGTTCCCAAGAGGTTCGTGCCGACAAGCTCTTCGAAGTCGGTCGCGTCCGTCTCGGCGAGCGGCTTGAATGCGCCCAGAACGCCGGCATTCGCGAAAAGGCCGTCGATGCGGCCGTTGGCGCGCGTCGCTTGCCGGACCATGGCCTCGACCTCGGCCGGGTTGCCGATGTCGCAGGCGACGGGCAAGGCCGAGCCGCCTTCCGCGGCGATCTCGGCAGCGACCGCTTCGAGGGGTTCCAGACGCCGCCCGACGAGAACGCTGCGCGCGCCCTCCCTGGCGAGGCGGATCGCGGCCGCGCGCCCCATGCCGGTTCCCGCACCCGTGACGACGACCGTTTGTCCCGCAAACCGCGTGAGCATCACATCCAACTCCTTCGAGGACGGCTTTCGAGGAGTCGTAATTGATGCCGGCTTGAACGATAATGAGGCAAATCATCGGGTTATTATGAAGGAATATCATTGAATGGACATCGTGCGCTGCATGCGGGCGTTCGTTGCGACGGTGCGGGCCGGTTCGATGAGCGCCGCTGCGGCGGAGCTGGGGCAATCTCCGGCAATGGTCGGACAGCAGATCGCGGCGCTGGAGGAACGCCTCGGCACGCGCCTTCTGAACCGCACGACGCGGCGTCAAAGCCTGACGGATTTCGGGGCGAGCTATGTCGAGCAGTGCCGCGACATTCTGGAGCGCATCGCGCTTGCCCAAGAGGCCGCGGAGCTTCAGCAGACGCGGGTACAGGGTCGATTGCGGATCACGGCGCCCACCACCTTCGGCGCAGAGGCGCTGATGCCGGCACTTGGCGGCTATCGACTGACCGCACCCGATGTGGAACTCGACATCACCCTGTCGGATCGCAATGTCGATCTCGTCGAGGAAGGCTTCGATCTCGCCTTCCGCATCGGCGCGATCCAGGACAGCGCCATGATCGCCAGACCTCTGGCGCCCTATCGCATGGTGGTCTGCGCCGCGCCCGACTACCTCGCCCGCCGAGGAACGCCGATCCATCCGGACGACCTGGAAGGCCATGAAGCCATCGCTTTCACGCCTTCGGCGCGTTCGCCGTGGACATTCGCGAGGGGTGACGACGAGAGAGCGGTGACACCTCCACGCATGATCACCGTGAACAGCGGCCAGGCAGTCCGCGCAGCGGCGCGCGCGGGCCTCGGCATCATCATGCAGCCGGAGATCCTCGTGCGGCGCGATATGGAGACCGGCTGCCTTGTCCGGCTGTTCCCGGAGTGGCGGCTGGGTGACAGACCGATGTGGCTTCTCTACCACCGTGACCGGCGCATGACGCCACGCCTGCGCAGCTTCATCTCCTTCGCGACCGCGGCCTTCGGTGTCGCGTGACACTCGGATATTTCGGCTTCGCTCAGGCGCCGCGCGGGCTTGTCATCCGCATTCCGGACGTGATCGTCCGGCCGGACGTGATCGTCCGCACGGCGTCTGATTCCTCCCCGCGGAGTCCTGTGGACCCGGCCCGCGGGCGCGGATCGCGGCCCGGCCCGCCCGTGTTAGAACCCCGGTTCGGGTGAGTGCGGAGCCGTGATGACGATCAGCGTGGAGATGGGCGTGGCGGCCGGCCACCAGGCCGCCGCCCTCGATCTGGAGGAACTCCTCGCCACCCGCCTCCTCGTCCAGGGCAATTCGGGCTCGGGCAAGTCGCACCTGCTGCGCCGCCTGCTGGAGCAGAGCGCCGCCCATGTCCAGCAGGTCGTGATCGATCCGGAGGGCGACTTCGTCACCCTGGCCGACCGCTTCGGCCACGTGGTGGTCGACGGGGCGCACGGGGAGGCGGATCTGCAGCGCATCGCCGCGCGGGTGCGCGCCCACCGGGTCTCGGTGGTGCTGACCCTGGAGAGCCTCGACGTCGAGGCGCAGATGCGGGCCGCCGCCGCCTTCCTGGGCGGCCTGTTCGACGCCGAGCGCGACCATTGGTACCCGGTGCTCGTCGTCGTCGACGAGGCGCAGCTCTTCGCCCCGGCCGCCGCCGGCGAGGTCTCGGACGAGGCCCGCAAGGCGTCGCTCGGCGCCATGACCAACCTGATGTGCCGCGGCCGCAAGCGGGGCCTCGCCGGGGTCATCGCCACCCAGCGCCTCGCCAAGCTCGCCAAGAACGTCGCCGCGGAAGCCTCGAACTTCCTGATGGGCCGCACCTTCCTCGACATCGACATGGCCCGCGCCGCCGACCTGCTCGGCCTGGAGCGGCGCCAGGCCGAGAGTTTTCGCGACCTGGAGCGCGGCTCCTTCGTGGCGCTCGGGCCGGCCCTGTCGAAGCGCCCGCTGACCCTGCGCATCGGCCCGGTCGCGACCGCGCCGCGCTCGACGAGCCCCAAGCTCGTGCCGCTGCCCGCCCCCGCGGCCGAGGACCTGCGCGACCTCATCCTGACCCCCGCCGCCGACGAGCCGCCGCGGATGCCGGCGCCCCGCCCGGCCGCCCCGCGGCCCTCGCCGGTCGACCTGCTGCAGCAGCTCGCCCAGGCCCGGCCCCTGCCGCCGGAGCCCGAGGAGCAGCCCGCCCTCGGCCCGGAGGAGCGGGAGGCGGCCCTCGCGGCGATCCTGCGCGAGATCGCCGCCGACCCGGATGCCGGGCACCACACGGTCGCGGTGCTCTACCAGGATTTCCTGGTGCGCTGCCGCATGCGCCGGGTCGGGGCGCCCCTCGACCTGCCGGCTTTCCGGCGCCGGCTCGCGGTAGCGCGGGCGGGGCTCGAGGAGGGCGGGCGGGAGGCCGAGGCGGATGCGGTGCTCGACGCCTGCGCGGGCCTGCCGGAGGAGGTGCAGGGGCTGTTCCTGCTCCTCGCCCGCGCGGCCCGCGCCGGGGCGCCGTGCCCCTCGGACGAGGCCCTGGCGCGGGCGATCGGCTCCCGCTCGCCCGGCCGGGCGCGGCGGCTCCTCGCCTTCGTGGAGAGCCGCGGTGCCGTCGTCTGCCGGACCGATTTCCGCGGCAACCGGATCGTGGCGATCCCGGGCCTCGGCTGCGAGACCGGCCCGGGCGACCCCAAGGCGGCGCCAGGCGACCCCAAGGCGGCGCCAAGCGACCCCAAGGCGGCGCCGGGCGGCCCGAAGGGGGCGGCCGAGCCTCCGGCGGGGCTGTTCGCGGCCGAGTAGGGGGCCCTCAGGGGCGCCGCTCGCAGAGCGTCTTGACGTAGGTGGTGGCGTCCGGGCTGCGGCCGGCATGGGCCGCCATCGTGGGACCCATCAGCATGCATTCCTGGGGCGAATGCGCGGGCGCCGTCATCACGTCCTGCGCGGTGTCGCGGGTGCAATCCTTGGCATCGAGCGTTGAGGCGCAGACGAGCGCCACCACGAGCAGCACGGGCATCGGAACCTCCGACCGGGGGAGACCGGAATTCTAGAGCTGGTCTCTCGCCCGCCAAGGATCGACTCCTGCGGTATAGTGCACCGTTTCGGCACGGCCGCGGGCGGCTTCGCCGCCGCGCCCGCCACCCGCCTTCGGCCGTGCCGCCCCGGCCGGAGGGTGAGGGGGTCGGGCTCCGCCTCCCGGATCCGTCCCGGGCCGCCGGGATGGGCCGCGGCCCGCGTCGGGACGATGGCCGAGCACGGCGCATCCGCCGCAGGCCGGCACCGTGGCGGCGGTGCCGGATTGCGCCGCTCGCTCCACAAAGATGATGGGACCGCTGCGCGCCGCTGCCGGCGCGAGAGCCCGGTGAATCCGCGTAACATCGCAGAGTTTCAGCAAGGCCTGGGACGCCATGGCCTCGCATTTCGGCGCCGATCAGGTGAACGGCATCGTCAGTTCGCGGCGCCAGTTCGGCGCCCATCTGATGCCTGATCTTCAGGCCGCGGCGATGGCGCAGGTCGCCCCGTTCTCGCCCGTTCTGATCGGCCTGCATCAGCTTCACGACATGCTGCCGCTGACCGTTTCCAGTCTGCTGGTGCGCGGCGCCGCTCCGGACGAGTGCGCCGCCTGCGGCGACTGATACGCCATCCGGTTGATGGCTTCGCCCTCTCCCGTTCCGGCCATGCGGATGTCGGCGTCGCTCAGGCGCCGCGCGGGCTTGGGATCCGCTTGCTCGAAGCGGATCCCGGATCAGCCGCGCATCCTCCCCGGCGCGGGCGGCGCCGGGGCTGCGGCGCCGCCCCGGATCAGCCCTCAGGTGCCCGCCCGCAGCTCCGCCAGATGCGCGACGAGGCGCCGGGCGACCTCGTCCTTGGCCAGGGTCGGCCAGGTCTCGACCGCGCCGTCGCGGCCGATCAGCAGGATCGTGTTGCGGTCCCCGCCCATCACGCCCGTCCCCGCCGAGACGTCGTTGGCGACGATGAGGTCGCAGCCCTTGCGGGCGATCTTGGCGCGGGCATGGGCGACCACCTCGCGGGTCTCGGCGGCGAAGCCGACCACCAGGGGCGGGCGACCCTGCGCCCTCCGCGCGATGGTGGCGAGGATGTCGGGATTCTCCACGAGGGCGATGCCCGGAGGACCGCCCGGCCCCTTCTTGATCTTCTCGCCGGTCTCCGCGGCCGGGCGCCAATCGGCGACGGCGGCGGCGAAGATCGCGATGTCGGCGGGCAGGGCCGCCTCCACGGCGGCGAGCATCGCGCGCGCGGTCTCGACCCTGACCACCGTGACCCCCTTCGGGTCCGGGAGGGCGACCGGACCGGAGACCAGCGTCACCCGGGCGCCCGCCGCCGCGGCCGCGGCCGCGATGGCGTGGCCCTGCTTGCCCGAGGAGCGGTTGGCGATGTAGCGGACCGGGTCGATCGGCTCGTGGGTCGGGCCCGAGGTGACGAGGACGTGCCGCCCCGCCAGCGCCCCCGCCGGCGGATTCGCGAGGGGGTTGCCGGCGCGGCGCGCCAGCAGCGCCACCAGCGCCTCGGCGATCTCGTCGGGCTCGGCCATGCGGCCGGGGCCGGTCTCGGCCTCCGCCATGGCGCCCTCGTTCGGGCCCACCACCGCGACGCCGTCGGCGCGCAGGGTGGCGAGGTTGCGCTGCGTCGCCGGGTGCAGCCACATCCGCACGTTCATGGCCGGCGCGATCAGGATCGGCAGGGTGGTGGCGAGCAGCACCGTCGCGGCGAGGTCGTCCGCGTGGCCGCCCGCCATCCGGGCCATCAGGTTGGCGGTGGCGGGCGCCACCACTACCGCATCGGCCTGCCGGGCAAGCTTGATGTGGCCGATATCGGCCTCGTCGTCCCGGTCGAACAGGTCGGTATGGACCCGCTCGCCCGAGAGGGCGCCCGCCGCCAGCGGCGTCACGAAGCCCTGCGCGCCCTGCGTCAGCACGCAGCGCACGGCGGCGCCGCGCGCGCGCAGGCGCCGGATCAGGTCGAGGGACTTGTAGGCCGCGATGCCGCCCCCGATCACGA
This window harbors:
- a CDS encoding DUF1476 domain-containing protein, which codes for MTTPFEERERAAEALFAHEEEMRFRALVRRNRIIGTWMSARLGLSEAEGEAYTRRLVETIASPLTDAALKERLRGELGERGLDAAAAEVPDLFARAQAEAARAVREEDRAV
- a CDS encoding extracellular catalytic domain type 1 short-chain-length polyhydroxyalkanoate depolymerase, yielding MRKKILPGMAEATRLTRAGRLGEALSVIQRVVRGERPAPAEPAPAAPAAKVNPTPLRALPGGAARAAPAETAASAQPSQAVKPSPAAKPSPAVTPVEAVGRAGLRPAAPAWTAGAAPRPAAPEPRMIPMPHPEGHRPLAEGLRPLAEGLRPLPQGLREIAREIGRKVAPLLDGLVEPAPDAEVAGEAGPGEFLSRHYANAAGQRAYKLYVPGAYRGRAVPLVVMLHGCTQSPDDFAAGTGMNRIADAETFLVAYPAQTAAANHARCWNWFNSADQRRDHGEASLIAGIARAVMEDYAVDPRRVYVAGLSAGGAAAANLAAAYPDLFAAVGIHSGLCAGAASGLPAAMRAMREGAEASSRPERVLPTIVFHGDQDTTVHPRNGAAIIAATGGTLLREEAGVAPNGRAWRRSVLADESGRPRFEHWVVQGSGHAWSGGDAAASYTDPSGPDASREMWRFFLENPKPRR
- a CDS encoding L-lactate permease codes for the protein MWNQVYDPFGNAWLSTIAAAVPVVALLALIASGKVKAHIAAVISLVIAFVVATALFGMPVGLATRATLLGVVTGMFPIGWIILNVIFLYRLTVEKGWFATLQQSVAGITADRRLQLLLVAFAFGAFFEGAGGFGTPVAVTGAILIGLGFSPLAASGLSLIANTAPVAYGALGAPIQGLASVTGYDPYLLGAMIGRQLPFFSLLVPFWLIVVFAGFRGMTQIWPAVLVCGASFAAAQFVISNYVNPWIVDIGASLVSMGALVAFLKVWHPSEIWTSTALRTHDDSLAYAPARPASLGAAATPPAASRREIMMAWVPWIILSVIVAIWGTGWFKSLVNPLFTWRYEVEGLHNMVMKVPPVVAKAHPEAAVFLFTYMSFTGTGVLFAAIISGLIMGFGPIRLVRAYLETIWVLRTSLITIAAMLALGVLTRYAGVDATLGLAFAGTGMLYPFFGTLLGWLGVALTGSDTASNVLFGGLQRITSEQLGLSGILMAAANSSGGVMGKMIDAQSIVVASTATGYYGQESRILRFVFWHSIALACLVGGLVMLQAYVPPFTALVLH
- a CDS encoding glutathione S-transferase N-terminal domain-containing protein, with protein sequence MDPTLYELAGADPDRRFSPFCWRIRLALEHKGLSFAGRPWRFTEKEAIAFAGSETVPVLVDGERALAGSQAIAAHLEEAHPDRPSLFGGPAGQALTRVIVHWTDGVLHPALAPLLLTEILAVLDPRDRDYFRRTREALFRKPLEAVCPDPEAQLKLLRRTLSPVRVSLREQPYLGGEAPLYADFAVMGAFLWARGVSARPLLDPDDPVEDWRRRMLARLGPDSRALTAA
- a CDS encoding SDR family NAD(P)-dependent oxidoreductase — encoded protein: MLTRFAGQTVVVTGAGTGMGRAAAIRLAREGARSVLVGRRLEPLEAVAAEIAAEGGSALPVACDIGNPAEVEAMVRQATRANGRIDGLFANAGVLGAFKPLAETDATDFEELVGTNLLGTFLSIKHSLPHLRGGAVVINASWTVNSVMPGAGAYAATKGALIAMMHTLALEQGPRDVRVNSISPGIILTPMADAVLDPAFSAKLAAHAPLGRNGTPDDVAGTVAWLLSDDARFVTGQDILVDGGFTLGGPRL
- a CDS encoding LysR family transcriptional regulator, translating into MDIVRCMRAFVATVRAGSMSAAAAELGQSPAMVGQQIAALEERLGTRLLNRTTRRQSLTDFGASYVEQCRDILERIALAQEAAELQQTRVQGRLRITAPTTFGAEALMPALGGYRLTAPDVELDITLSDRNVDLVEEGFDLAFRIGAIQDSAMIARPLAPYRMVVCAAPDYLARRGTPIHPDDLEGHEAIAFTPSARSPWTFARGDDERAVTPPRMITVNSGQAVRAAARAGLGIIMQPEILVRRDMETGCLVRLFPEWRLGDRPMWLLYHRDRRMTPRLRSFISFATAAFGVA
- a CDS encoding ATP-binding protein; translation: MTISVEMGVAAGHQAAALDLEELLATRLLVQGNSGSGKSHLLRRLLEQSAAHVQQVVIDPEGDFVTLADRFGHVVVDGAHGEADLQRIAARVRAHRVSVVLTLESLDVEAQMRAAAAFLGGLFDAERDHWYPVLVVVDEAQLFAPAAAGEVSDEARKASLGAMTNLMCRGRKRGLAGVIATQRLAKLAKNVAAEASNFLMGRTFLDIDMARAADLLGLERRQAESFRDLERGSFVALGPALSKRPLTLRIGPVATAPRSTSPKLVPLPAPAAEDLRDLILTPAADEPPRMPAPRPAAPRPSPVDLLQQLAQARPLPPEPEEQPALGPEEREAALAAILREIAADPDAGHHTVAVLYQDFLVRCRMRRVGAPLDLPAFRRRLAVARAGLEEGGREAEADAVLDACAGLPEEVQGLFLLLARAARAGAPCPSDEALARAIGSRSPGRARRLLAFVESRGAVVCRTDFRGNRIVAIPGLGCETGPGDPKAAPGDPKAAPSDPKAAPGGPKGAAEPPAGLFAAE
- the coaBC gene encoding bifunctional phosphopantothenoylcysteine decarboxylase/phosphopantothenate--cysteine ligase CoaBC codes for the protein MLPEDSLLPGDSVPLPLANRRVLLVIGGGIAAYKSLDLIRRLRARGAAVRCVLTQGAQGFVTPLAAGALSGERVHTDLFDRDDEADIGHIKLARQADAVVVAPATANLMARMAGGHADDLAATVLLATTLPILIAPAMNVRMWLHPATQRNLATLRADGVAVVGPNEGAMAEAETGPGRMAEPDEIAEALVALLARRAGNPLANPPAGALAGRHVLVTSGPTHEPIDPVRYIANRSSGKQGHAIAAAAAAAGARVTLVSGPVALPDPKGVTVVRVETARAMLAAVEAALPADIAIFAAAVADWRPAAETGEKIKKGPGGPPGIALVENPDILATIARRAQGRPPLVVGFAAETREVVAHARAKIARKGCDLIVANDVSAGTGVMGGDRNTILLIGRDGAVETWPTLAKDEVARRLVAHLAELRAGT